From one Leishmania infantum JPCM5 genome chromosome 29 genomic stretch:
- a CDS encoding putative RNA binding protein — protein MPQMTENICSMQGAGNAAPQAHSPCHSVSSALPVTNGLVSNDLTNSSLSEHPLSESSGGVLAQPQISGNVADFQNFLDEPSNWEWAVNALSVEPGHSDRNIFVSKLPPTFKDADLQELFQNFGPVVSAKVMLNVKTGISKETGFVKFTSYKDALRARAFFRLRLASSPTTPAMPEVVTQWAQNKHDGGLYGERCQQVRKLFIRNVPARITQAEMRVFVSQFGNVSDVSVHSDTYDAAPASSPGRGRRLKQISPSEGTEGEQAEASRSGTEPEEHETIICFVTFVEAGAAMRACREIHNTTPFDSCNGVPLMAKLAEDNSSRHARRHHGASVAKTVPASWGACAPLCDGSSTYSSAYSSEAHTPLTGAVGYHRVSHPSQVPVSQHLQQQQQQYSAVSNCVMQPHPPPMLSASYLNTDLSPVYRSQPSTPKYSSQSAQHAGFGIPAPRRTFQQRSAAVSPTSAAPPASVVTPSSPSILSTTMSPTAPQQPHSIRTRHVPLPPALSMEATESGLTSVAMPTTTTPAPSSPPHAAGVYAHTPLRSFRETPVQTPRHRQSPLSATQMGNCLSDTYTAVHTPYIGHQHQQRRLPMNHGDVQGAYHPNGDFYQEYSYSDPMGPMELNMHPISSSASSEAVHEYGNTGGSELSAYRACNNQCDVAPLWQRRMERHGATTAYSAAVAAPAGVPHLSPCAAFGAPLAYASAEGALSMGAALHPEIWETTSSQQAKSAVSSPYVLCPQAMIVNSGSQTTTPSSGVSGSVRYRNNPYSMRLVRTVALDSSPCVGS, from the coding sequence ATGCCACAGATGACGGAGAACATCTGCAGCATGCAGGGCGCTGGTaacgccgcgccgcaggcgcacagCCCATGCCACTCCGTATCCTCTGCCCTCCCAGTTACCAACGGCCTGGTGTCCAATGACCTCACCAACTCGTCCTTGTCGGAACACCCATTAAGCGAGTCGAGTGGCGGCGTCTTAGCCCAGCCGCAGATTTCCGGTAACGTTGCTGACTTCCAGAACTTTCTCGATGAGCCGAGCAATTGGGAGTGGGCAGTGAATGCCCTATCCGTGGAGCCAGGGCACAGCGACCGCAACATCTTTGTCTCGAAGCTGCCGCCCACCTTCAAGGATGCGGATCTGCAGGAGCTGTTTCAGAACTTCGGCCCCGTGGTGTCGGCCAAGGTGATGCTGAACGTGAAGACGGGTATCTCCAAGGAGACGGGTTTTGTGAAGTTCACGAGCTACAAGGACGCGCTGCGTGCCCGCGCTTTCTTTCGACTCCGCCtggcctcctcgccgaccACGCCTGCAATGCCGGAGGTGGTGACACAATGGGCGCAGAACaagcacgacggcggcctcTACGGCGAGCGATGCCAGCAGGTGCGCAAGTTGTTCATCCGAAACGTTCCGGCGCGCATCACGCAGGCGGAGATGAGGGTGTTTGTCAGCCAATTCGGAAATGTGAGTGACGTGTCGGTGCACAGTGATACGTATGACGCCGCACCGGCCTCCTCCCCtgggcgagggcggcgcctGAAGCAGATTTCTCCTTCCGAGGGCACCGAAGGAGAGCAGGCAGAGGCGTCGCGGTCAGGCACTGAGCCGGAGGAGCACGAGACGATCATCTGTTTTGTGACCTTTGTGGAGGCGGGGGCAGCGATGCGGGCGTGCCGCGAGATTCACAACACAACGCCGTTCGATTCCTGCAACGGAGTGCCGCTAATGGCCAAGCTGGCTGAGGATAACAGCTCTCGTCACGCCCGGCGCCACCACGGTGCATCGGTGGCGAAGACTGTGCCCGCCTCGTGGGGCGCATGCGCACCCTtgtgcgacggcagcagcacctaCAGCAGCGCCtacagcagcgaggcgcacACTCCCCTCACCGGTGCGGTCGGCTATCACCGCGTCAGTCATCCGTCTCAGGTGCCGGTGTCAcagcatctgcagcagcagcagcagcagtacagTGCCGTTTCCAACTGCGTCATGCAGCCACAcccgccgccgatgctgtCGGCAAGTTATTTGAACACAGACCTGTCACCTGTGTACCGCAGCCAGCCATCGACGCCGAAATACTCTTCGCAGAGTGCACAGCACGCCGGCTTCGGCATTCCGGCCCCGCGCCGTACTTttcagcagcgcagcgctgccgtgtcCCCAAcgtcggctgcgccgccagcatcgGTCGTCACACCTTCCTCGCCTTCCATCCTCTCCACGACGATGTCGCCCACTgctccgcagcagccccaCTCGATTCGTACTCGCCACGTGCCCCTGCCGCCGGCACTCTCCATGGAAGCGACCGAGAGCGGGTTGACGAGCGTGGCGATgccgaccaccaccacgcccGCCCCAAGCTCGCCGCCCCACGCCGCTGGCGTctacgcgcacacgccgctcCGCAGCTTTAGAGAGACACCTGTGCAGACACCACGCCACCGACAAAGCCCCCTATCTGCGACGCAGATGGGCAATTGCTTGAGCGACACCTACACGGCTGTGCACACCCCGTACATCGGGCatcagcaccagcagcggcgcttgccCATGAACCATGGTGACGTCCAGGGTGCCTACCACCCGAACGGCGACTTCTATCAGGAGTACAGCTACAGCGACCCCATGGGCCCGATGGAGCTGAACATGCACCCCATCTCGTCTTCGGCGTCGTCAGAGGCGGTTCACGAGTACGGCAACACTGGCGGCTCTGAGCTCAGTGCTTACCGGGCTTGCAACAACCAGTGCGATGTAGCGCCACTCTGGCAGCGACGCATGGAGCGCCACGGAGCGACAACGGCGTATTCAGCCGCCGTAGCGGCCCCTGCTGGGGTGCCACATCTTTCGCCGTGCGCCGCTTTCGGTGCGCCGTTGGCATACGCGAGCGCCGAAGGCGCGCTCTCCATGGGTGCGGCCTTGCACCCGGAAATCTGGGAGACTACCTCGTCACAGCAGGCGAAGTCTGCGGTGTCCTCGCCGTACGTGCTATGTCCCCAGGCCATGATCGTGAATAGCGGCAGCCAGACCACCACCCCGAGCAGCGGTGTGTCGGGGTCGGTGCGGTACCGCAACAACCCGTACAGCATGCGCCTTGTTCGCACCGTCGCGCTGGATTCATCACCGTGCGTGGGCAGCTGA